CACATTTAATTCAGTAAATTAATTCTATCAGGTGAAACTCTTTTGAGCAGAAGGGAGATCTAAGCCTATCtattaataatataatatagaCACAGCCAGTTTCACCCCTTTCCTAAAGACTGCAGACAGAGGAGCTGTATGGACACATGAGAGTTTGGGCTGTATTAGTACACAGTTTGCTGATCCATGTGAATGTGTGCAGCCATTCCAGGACCACTAATAAACCTGGATGATTTCACAAAACCTCCCTGAAACAAAGAAGTAAAGAGTACTTTTAACTAATGCATGGTAGGAAGTTTGTTTTCACAgatctttatatattttttctttttacttacTGTTCTTCAGATCCTTATTGTAAggctttttttgtcttttttaagcATTAAAAATCATGAAAATACCTATGCTAACTTGATAAAACCCTGTGTTTTTCCTCAGTACTTCACTATAGTCTAGTGCTTGTCAAGGAGATGAAAATGCTGGCACTTTTTAGTGCAGTGTGCTGGAAACAAAGTTCTAGCATCTAGCTCAGGAGTGAGCACTGTTTCTTGTAGAATTTCTTACCTTCATTATATAGAGCCTTTTCACTGTTTGAAAGACAGCCTGGCATTAAATATTGCAACATGATAACTGAACCCAGGTCTCTGATGTTTTTCAGCCACTGAAACTCCTTTGCTGGCTCTGATGAGCTGGTAGTGCCTAAGAAATACCAGGTATACATTTCATTCTAACATAAACATTTATAAGCATGAGTTAGTTGTGACATAAATAATATCTGCCCACTTTCAGCATTTATCCTGCTTATTTCTGTGCACgctgtgctgctggaagaaTATGATGACACACTGTAGTTTGCTTCCCCCACATCCCCCACTGCTGTCTGGGATGTGAACATCTGGCATCTGGAAATAAAACAGCATAAAACTCTCCACTACTTGTCTACATGAATCAATCTGCAACCCAAGCTATGCTGAAAATAGTGGCTGCTGGATTAATTTCTGCAAGGGTTGTATCACATTCTTATGGAAGACTCAGCAGTTTTCATATGGATCTTTCCAAATGTTACAGGTGACATGATTGTTTCACAAAAGATGTTTACTGTGGCAGAGTGGGTCGAAGCTACTTGGTACTTGATATCTTGATATCTTTTCtggcagattttatttttgttgtcatTTCTACTGGGCTATTTGGTATGGTGGAACAAAgtattttaatgattttataaTTTGCTTATAAGTCAGATGGCAGAAAATGATTAAAGGGAAATATGACATCTAATGTTTCTTTCAGTCACTGAAGATCTCGTTAGAAGACGTGCAGAACATAACAACTGTGAAATTTTTTCACTGGAAGAAATCTCTTTACATCAGCAGGAAATAGAAAAGCTAGAGCATCTTGACAAATGGTGTCGAGATTTAAAAATTCTCTATCTTCAGAATAACCTAATCCCAAAAATTGGTAAGTCTTTTGTCAGtatgattattttaaaatgtattcacatgcataattttgaaatcagaaaaaaaaatctattataCTTAAGGGATTGTGCTCCTAGCAAGAGTtcctttcctgctttctttATTAAATTTCTAAGAAGCTCAGGAATTTGCAAGGAAATTTTAGATTAAAAAGATACTACTCAGATACAAGTCACTAGTATATGAGTGTGAAACACCTTTCATGgatttaaatttcaaaaatcaGGATATTGTCTAAATATCCCATCTTTTGGCAGAGAGTCAAAGAGTTTACCATATACCATGGACTCTGATATCACAGGATTAGCTCTTTCaggctattttaaaaatttcattttcatgcaAATCCTATTTTTTTGTTAACATTGAAATAATTGTTATTCAGGTAAAATACTTGCTTGTGAGCATGAACCAAACTTTCTGCAAGAAAGCCTTAATGGTCTTCCTGCACCACAGGGCACGATATAATTTCATATGGTCTGGTTTTGTTCCATATTGGAAGATGTGACATCAAGCCTTGGCCTGGAAAAGCTTAGATTCTACACGAATTGTCTAGATGAACAATGAAAAGTTGGAAGTGTTCAGAAATTATATTAGTATATCTCTTTGAAGTTCCTTAAGAGGAAGACAAGAATACTAACGTTTTAGGAGGAAGTTCTGTGCTCAGAACTTGTAGGCAAATCCTTAAAGTTTTCTCAAGGGACTAATCAAGGAGACTATCTCTAAAGTGAGAGATTGAGATTCAGCATTTCCTAAAGTGGAGGAATCTTCTCCCAGGAGAACAGGTTTTGAGAGAGAGCAACTGCTTTGTGTTTCTTTGCCCCATCAAATGAAGgactaaaataagtttttttttgtgtgtgttttttttttgtttgtttgttttgttttttctttttctgttattGAGTCCTTAATAAGGCACAAGATTTCATCTTGTGGTTTTTCTGTCAACACTCAGGCTTCCTTCAGGTTAGCACAGGATACCATATTCAGATTGTTGCTTTTTTAACACAAAATTTTTTCAGCAATTTCATTTTTGAGGCTATCAATTTTTATGTTACCATAATCTAACTGTAGTAGTTGAAAAAGTATGCAACTTGCTGATTCATATGTTCTTGTATAATATGACAGCTTTCCGAGGCAATACCTTAactacaaatgaaaaaaaaaaaaaaaaaaaaaaaaaaaaaaaaaaaaaaaaaaaccaaaaacaatcACCACCAACTCCTCCCCACACTGCAGTGGTGACCAGAATCACTGTCAACAGGGGCTGTGTTACACAGTATTGAAGTTGAGAAGTTTTTCTTCCCAGTGGATATCAACATCTCCTTGCAGAGGACCCAGCAGTTCCAAGCATGCTTCTGAATATCATAGAGAAATGGTTTATATTGGCTCTGTTGGGCTGTGTCTTTTCTCCTCTTAAAGCAAACCTTGATGCAGCTCTCAAGATCAGCCCTGCCTCATGAGCAGGCAGGGGCTTGTCAGGCATCCCCTGTGTGCATGAGTGGTACCACTGGCTTCAACACAGCTCTCACATCATACAGAAATATTCATTTCATTGCAGAAATATtgcaacaaaaacaaacatccAAACTAAGCTGCACAAGTTCGTGCTGAGAAATTGATGTCATAATTTGTGAATTATGTAGAAAATACCTCTCCAAGTTCTTAGTAAACTGTGGTAGGATTCATGTCACTGAATTTGTAGATATCTCACATTTCCCAAGATGGAATGTCTCACTATGCTTTTTCAGCCATTCCTCTTGAGTTAGATATGTGTTTTATGGATTTGtgataaaaatgtgtttataactttccttatttctttttgcttttttatttagtgttttcaaaaacttttttgttttgtctttttattaacattaaaatattaatgttcAGTATGTGGTACATATTCTGATTtgtcttttcctatttttctgcttcattgTTGCTTTAAAGTGAGCAAGTGAAACCATATTATCCTTTCCAGTgctgaaaactgaaataatcCATCTATGTTTTGTTACAGAAAATGTGGGCAAACTAAAGAAGCTGGAATATTTAAACGTAGCATTGAACAACATTGAAAGAATTGAAAATCTGGAAGGTCAGATTTTGAAAAAATCCATTTTGCCTTTTCATACTAGAACACTTAAGTTGTGACTTGGTGTAAAAGAGGGTGGAAGCCATTAAGTGTGCCCACCTGTAGGGGTGTTTCGTGGATATGTAGAGGACCCTTGGGTGCAGGGTTTCAGTAAATTTTTCTTTGTAGCAAGCACTTCTTACTGCTGAATTTTTCTCATTGAACTTTCCTAAATGTGTCCGGGTCACATTTCAACTTCAGGAATCAAATGTCACACACAAGGAGGTTCTATGCTCAGCGCAGGTTGCATTGAGGGTCtgagttttttaaaaagaggttttcagaggatttttttctctttcatggCTTGAAATCCTGTCTGTTTTATCTGTGTTTAATCCTTTATCCTGTCACTTTTGCACATTTCATGTGTAAAATGCGGCATTTTCCAAGATTAAGACTTGGAGCAACCCATAAACACATGCCATATTACTGCAATAATTTATGACTTGattgttttctgtttctcagttCTGATTAGGCCAGTTGCTGAATCTTTAATATATCTACCTTGACAAaggaacagttaaaaaaaaaaaccaaacaaactgaTTGGTTGGTTTGTtatttgtatgtgtgtgtgtcttttggttttgttttgtttttcttttgttggttTAGTTGAGTGGTTGGTTGGTTTACTTTGTGGTTTTTAGTCTGCAAGCTGATTCAAGAGGATGGGTTAAATAAGAAACAAGCAAATAGTCTAAACGCAAATTTGAAAATGGTGAAGAAGGTAGGTAGTGTAGTACATATTTAGGAATGTGCTGAGAAAGTTGCATTTGTTTTCATGCcactaaattttaaattaatctatCAGGCTGTATTATTTATTACTGTGATTTGTCATTTACTTAGGAGTTACAGCCTTTGGGATTGGCCCTTGCATAAATTTGGGTTATTTAAATCCTCTAATAAATTGTTCTATGTTGTTTACTTTCTTACAGCACAACTGTGCATAAAACTTAGCAAATAGACCAGAAAAGGAAAGTGATTACAGTGATGTAAATCAAAGTTGAGCTTGCTATCAGCTAAAAATTTTACTCTTAGAGTCAAGTTTATGATTCATGGACACATTATGATAAAAGGAAAGgctaataaattaaaaaatcagattttccaGAGCATTTTGTTACCTAATTTAGAGTTTCTGTTTGTAATGAATTGTTTTAGTACAAACACTTTCTCACCAGTATTTGCAATTTAACCAGTGATAAAGTATTTACAATGACAGCTGAGTCCACAGACTGGAAAAACTAACTTGCAGTGAGGTTTTGGGAGATCTTTTCTTTGTACTTGAATAATATTACCAGAGATTAACCATACTCAGAACTGAAACTCATAATTGATCCTACTGTCCTTAAGCAATTGGATTGGATTTTAGCCATATGATTGAGACTTAGCTGAGAAGGGCTATCAAGGCAATCAGACTGTTAAAATGAAATCCAGCTtatctgaaaattaaatatttaatagctCATCTATAAATGTCCACAAAGTTTTGATACTGATAAAACCAACAATGTTACAgtgttttgtattttattgattttttttttattcctgtaaATATTGTAAGTTCATAAACTTTAGCTGTGAGTCACTCTTTCACTCAGAGTCTTGGAAAAGATGTGTTCTGATAGAATGAAAACAGTTTACAGAACACAAATGGAGTTCTATATCCAAGTGTGTACATTTATGTGTATTTATGTCATGTGTACAGTTATGTTATGGACAAATTGAATTAAGGTTTCTTTCAAACAGGCTGTGAAGAATTGAAAAAACTTGACCTGACAGCAAATTTTATTGGTGAACTCTCAAGTATTGAATCCCTAAAATGCAATATTCATCTGAAGGAATTGTTTCTAATGGGTAACCCATGTACTGAATTTGAAGGTTATAGACAATTTGTAGTGGCAACTCTGCAGCAATTAAAAGTAAGattttaaaacttaaatttaAATCCAGATGAAACATGAGTACTGTTGACTGAATATACTTATCCTAAACAAAATAAACACCTGTACTTGGAAAGCTAATAGACTTTTTCTTAATGTTCACAGGAAATTAAAGTCTATTCCAAAGAATAAATTACTACAATAAATAATATGGTAATAATTGGTTCTATTCTGATGGAACCACAATCATTCATTAACTTTTCTGCCATCTTTATTGGAGATTCTTAAACAAAcgtttttcatttttttccccaaacaaaTGTATTGTACAGTTCTGGCACTTTTTTCCTCATGGTTGTTATAtacaatgtattttaaaattattatcaCGATTGCAGGAAGTTAGTGGGTTATTGGTACCATTCTAACAATATGTACTATACCTACAGTGTGAGACAGTAAAAAAATGCATGTTGGTGTAAAATTGCACTACATTGCATTGGCTGGAAATTGATACTTTGAGATTATGGTTTTCTGCAATGACTGAACTGGTGTAACCATTTCCTGTCAATGAAACAGTCTCAGGCCTGAAGTATGTTCTCACAATTTTCCTCAGAGAAGCACAGGCACTGCTTAACTTACTAAGAGTTATTAACTTACTCAGTTGGCAATAAACTTAGAcatcaaaagaaataattttggcCGAATCAAAGTCAGACAAAGACCAGAGATGGCTGAAGGGACTCTCTCTACTGTATAGTCTAATAAGACTAATTAAAATTCCTGGAAAATGCTAAAAGCAGATCTTAGACACGCAAAACCATTTTCAGATCTGAATAGCAAGTTATTGTTAATTCTTTGTAATAAAGTATAACTTACATAGTGCTATTGGTACACGAAAGATGCAAGTCTAATTATAGACAGAACTTAATTATCAAAATTAAACTATAATTGAATAGATTTATTGATTTGAATATGTTTACAATTTCTCACATATTTAtattgattttttcccctttgggaAGTATTTGGATAGTAAAGAAATAGAACGTTCGGAGAGGATTAAAGCCCTTCAAAACTATCCAGAAGTGAAATGGAAAATCAGGGAACAGGAACAAGCTTACCTTCTCAAAAGGGccagagaaaaggaagaggcTCAAAGAAGAATGCAAGAAAGAAAGGATGAGAAACAGAAACAGATGGACTCTGAGCTTGGATTTGACAGGTAACAGTAAACAACAACAGTTTGTGagtaaacattattttttattcacaAGTTTGGCTTTTTCCATAAAAGAGTTTATATAATTccacttaaatatttttgttcatctTTATGGTTGATTCAAGCAGAGTTATTTCTCCTCATGCCTGTTATCGCTAATGAAAACTATAATTAGTTACAAACATAATTTATTATTGACCTGCAGACACAGTTCAATAGAGTTTTTTCTCACAAAACTCCAAGCTAAGTTGTCTGGGTGCCAAAATACTGTAATTAATAGTTTCTTTCAGGAGAACAGCTGGAAATTCTTATTAAGGTAAAGCAGGGGATCCAGAGAAAGCAGCTGTTCATCTATAAATGCTTTTGCCTTAGCATTATCTTCGGCATCTGAAGACTGATGTGGAATATTGCAGGGCTTTGGTGTTGATTTTCCTACTTCTTCCACTTCATGTCACTGACATTATCTAGACAgaagcaggatttttttctggggTCATCTTCTATTGCACTTGCCACCCATCCTATTTTTACTCCCATAGAAACTATTTCATGCAGCTGCCTGCAGAACTTTTTCCTCAATCATCACGCTTGTATCATAAATTTagttttctctctctattgATAGAGATTTACAGAAGCTTAGAgctagggagaaaaaaaaatattcgGGTGTTAAGATTGTATTTGAGGAGCTACTCATTGCTACCTTATAAATTTCTAATCTGTTGCTGCCTAATATTGGGAATTCTTAAACAGTACATGGACTGAAGGTTTTTTCTCACCTGAAAGTTGTGAGGGTAtctgaaaattctttttctgaaattaaatctGTTGAACTATCTATCAGGGTTTTCAGGGGATTAAGTATAGCCATACTATCACTTCATAGTCAGGTAAATGAAAAACATTATGTCAAAATATGCTTTGTCGATTGACAAAAGAAGCAGAGCAGAGAATGTTCTCCAAATATATAAAATACCATTCTTGGTAGGAATTGTACAGTTTTTATTGggttgaaaaaatattattgcagTAATTTATTAGCAAGTTACTCTTCCTTCATTTCTTTGGGATAATATTTCAGTGATCTTGTATAGCCCAGACTCCCCACAGGAAAAACCCAATCAGGCAGAAGGAGGTGGACAGCGGGAAAGATGCAGAACCGTTGAAAATGATGATGAAGACAGGAAATTTTGGGAGGAGCCTACACCATATACTCCAGAATCTAGATTAGAAACTCACAGATATATTGAAGAAAAACGGAGAGCTAAAGACAATGTAAGGTACTTCGTTTTAATAACTTTGATTAATTGAAGGAGAAATTTTCAAAGGGGCAGAGAACAGGCAGATGATTGCCTGACATTAAATATTACTGAGAACTGACAGCTTAAATCCCTGTTGTTTGTTAAAAGAGGCTTATACAGTCTAAACTAAATATTCAGAttgttgattttgttttctttcattttctgcacTTCATTTAGGTacttcttattttatttttcctcagtttttgaatataaatttttcagcttctttttaTGGAGTTTAGAAGTTCCACTTTTCTGCTGGCTAACTGTTTTGTGTAGTTCAACATTTAACATTCTGCTAAAAACATTTATCCATAGTGCAGATTGCAGGCCATGCAGGCCATAATGCAGGCCATGCTACAAGTTTTTTGCACAAGTGGCATTTCAGGCACTTTTTCTATGTAACTGAGAAGCTTTTTTCTCATACTTTATCAAAAATATTTGTCACGGGTCATAAGATTCTTTTATCTTTGTTATTCGGCATAGTGAATCTGAAGAAGTCTGGTCCCTGAAGAGCCTTTAAAACTTTATAAATTTGTTACTTGTTTTGCTGAACTTGCAAAATATATGCAGATActagcaaaaaaacccagtattGCTGCTGGATTATCAGTTCCACAGACATTGTAAAcaatgtctttttcttttttttctttttgtttctctcttttacTTATACTTTGTGCCGGAGATTTTTTTAGCTGTTCTTTTTAAGggcttgctttttaaaatttttgtcaAGACTAAGTATTGAAAAAGTCAGTCCTAGGGAATTCTTCAGGAAATCTGGAAATGTGCATAACTTGTTGCTATTATTAATTTAAGTTCCCGGAAGAGCTTCTGTGAAACTCAGATTCTAGCCAGTTCAAGTTTTGCTGTGTTGGAAATGCCTTGCTCTAGTCAAAAGCAAATGTGTTCCAAATGCTTCCCTTTAAATATTCAAGGACAGTCCAAACAGTGTTATAATAAAGGTAGAATAAtgatttctgaatttttctAAATTTCCAAGGCATTGAAAGAGTTTAAAAGTCCTTTCATGGGTCATTTTGATTTGGTGTTGAGAAAGTTTCATGGCGTCTCCTTAAAATGGTTCACATGAATAGACAGTTTCATCTGGGAACAGATTATTAAAAGCTAACAGGTGGTAAAATATAATTTGTGAAGTGTTTCTGACAACATCTTTTGAACAGAGTGGTGGTTCATTCACTTTGCATTTAAGTGTCAAGTCTAGGACTTCAGGTGTGGACACTGGCAGCCCACAAATCCCACATAAAAGCTGATTTATATTATGGAATAGTGTTTAACACTTGGATAATTGTATTTCTTAAAGAGAAATTGGTTTTATGTAGTTGTTCCAGTAGATCTATTTAagtgcttttatttcttcttcaaatCCATTGTATTTATAGATCAGATCtatttttatgggttttttccccccaaggtGTTCTAAATCAATAGTATTTTATATCTATCATTAGTGATTTACCTTTAACATGGTCTTAATCTTGACCTTATAGTAAGAAATAGGTTCAGGAACAAAAAAGAAGCAATGGattgttgttggggtttttttgagaaatgttttcccttttaataTGCTGACTAAAGTGGCCAAACCCACTATATTGACCAGCTGAAGAGTGGATTAATGCAATGTGACAGTTAcagtgctgtatttttaaagaaaactcgGTATTTTTACTTAGCTGTGAGCAGACTTTTCCTTTTCGTGTTGCTAAGATTCCTTACTCTTCCTTCCCTTGCCCATAATCTAAACatttacacaggaaaaaaacagtattACAAGTCTTAATGATCTTACTGTGATCTACTTTGGGCAGATAAATTTATCCTAGCTAGTTTATTGTACTTAATGAAAGATATAGTTTAATTGCTAATAGCTGGAAATGGATAGTGAATATTAAAGTAATATCTCAGTACATCATCAATGATTCAGGAATATGTATTGCATTTTTTGaacaaacacaacaaaaaatgtAATATATGCATCAACAAATAATCTATATGTCTGCCCTTTGGTCCTACTATATCCTATTTGATGCTGCTTTTAATCTTTTGACCATTAAAATTCTTTTTGCTACAGCAAAATAGTGATTGAGAGACAGATGCTGTTTGGAAGCAGGCCAAGCATTTGTTCAGTGGGAGTAATCAAGTGAGCATGAATA
This sequence is a window from Anomalospiza imberbis isolate Cuckoo-Finch-1a 21T00152 chromosome 1, ASM3175350v1, whole genome shotgun sequence. Protein-coding genes within it:
- the DNAAF11 gene encoding dynein axonemal assembly factor 11 isoform X4; translated protein: MAAAPEGGHVTEDLVRRRAEHNNCEIFSLEEISLHQQEIEKLEHLDKWCRDLKILYLQNNLIPKIGCEELKKLDLTANFIGELSSIESLKCNIHLKELFLMGNPCTEFEGYRQFVVATLQQLKYLDSKEIERSERIKALQNYPEVKWKIREQEQAYLLKRAREKEEAQRRMQERKDEKQKQMDSELGFDSPDSPQEKPNQAEGGGQRERCRTVENDDEDRKFWEEPTPYTPESRLETHRYIEEKRRAKDNVRESKKREKTAWTLVTAEGKVLNVNVPKLHFSLKDDEENNQIILDLAVYRHLDTSLLDVDVQPTYIRVLVKGKPFQLVLPEEVKPDSSSAKRSQTTGHLVVTMPKAKEIILAKQKVSASIKHSDCNIQQKNTRRSGQVEKLEVDPSKYSFPDVTKIIQEKELTGQGPIKLQPQKVTEVKKSCVDFENNEDVPPLI
- the DNAAF11 gene encoding dynein axonemal assembly factor 11 isoform X1, with the protein product MAAAPEGGHVTEDLVRRRAEHNNCEIFSLEEISLHQQEIEKLEHLDKWCRDLKILYLQNNLIPKIENVGKLKKLEYLNVALNNIERIENLEGCEELKKLDLTANFIGELSSIESLKCNIHLKELFLMGNPCTEFEGYRQFVVATLQQLKYLDSKEIERSERIKALQNYPEVKWKIREQEQAYLLKRAREKEEAQRRMQERKDEKQKQMDSELGFDSPDSPQEKPNQAEGGGQRERCRTVENDDEDRKFWEEPTPYTPESRLETHRYIEEKRRAKDNVRESKKREKTAWTLVTAEGKVLNVNVPKLHFSLKDDEENNQIILDLAVYRHLDTSLLDVDVQPTYIRVLVKGKPFQLVLPEEVKPDSSSAKRSQTTGHLVVTMPKAKEIILAKQKVSASIKHSDCNIQQKNTRRSGQVEKLEVDPSKYSFPDVTKIIQEKELTGQGPIKLQPQKVTEVKKSCVDFENNEDVPPLI
- the DNAAF11 gene encoding dynein axonemal assembly factor 11 isoform X2, translated to MVRITEDLVRRRAEHNNCEIFSLEEISLHQQEIEKLEHLDKWCRDLKILYLQNNLIPKIENVGKLKKLEYLNVALNNIERIENLEGCEELKKLDLTANFIGELSSIESLKCNIHLKELFLMGNPCTEFEGYRQFVVATLQQLKYLDSKEIERSERIKALQNYPEVKWKIREQEQAYLLKRAREKEEAQRRMQERKDEKQKQMDSELGFDSPDSPQEKPNQAEGGGQRERCRTVENDDEDRKFWEEPTPYTPESRLETHRYIEEKRRAKDNVRESKKREKTAWTLVTAEGKVLNVNVPKLHFSLKDDEENNQIILDLAVYRHLDTSLLDVDVQPTYIRVLVKGKPFQLVLPEEVKPDSSSAKRSQTTGHLVVTMPKAKEIILAKQKVSASIKHSDCNIQQKNTRRSGQVEKLEVDPSKYSFPDVTKIIQEKELTGQGPIKLQPQKVTEVKKSCVDFENNEDVPPLI
- the DNAAF11 gene encoding dynein axonemal assembly factor 11 isoform X3, whose amino-acid sequence is MAAAPEGGHVTEDLVRRRAEHNNCEIFSLEEISLHQQEIEKLEHLDKWCRDLKILYLQNNLIPKIENVGKLKKLEYLNVALNNIERIENLEGCEELKKLDLTANFIGELSSIESLKCNIHLKELFLMGNPCTEFEGYRQFVVATLQQLKYLDSKEIERSERIKALQNYPEVKWKIREQEQAYLLKRAREKEEAQRRMQERKDEKQKQMDSELGFDSPDSPQEKPNQAEGGGQRERCRTVENDDEDRKFWEEPTPYTPESRLETHRYIEEKRRAKDNVRESKKREKTAWTLVTAEGKVLNVNVPKHLDTSLLDVDVQPTYIRVLVKGKPFQLVLPEEVKPDSSSAKRSQTTGHLVVTMPKAKEIILAKQKVSASIKHSDCNIQQKNTRRSGQVEKLEVDPSKYSFPDVTKIIQEKELTGQGPIKLQPQKVTEVKKSCVDFENNEDVPPLI
- the DNAAF11 gene encoding dynein axonemal assembly factor 11 isoform X5, coding for MAAAPEGGHVTEDLVRRRAEHNNCEIFSLEEISLHQQEIEKLEHLDKWCRDLKILYLQNNLIPKIENVGKLKKLEYLNVALNNIERIENLEGCEELKKLDLTANFIGELSSIESLKCNIHLKELFLMGNPCTEFEGYRQFVVATLQQLKYLDSKEIERSERIKALQNYPEVKWKIREQEQAYLLKRAREKEEAQRRMQERKDEKQKQMDSELGFDSPDSPQEKPNQAEGGGQRERCRTVENDDEDRKFWEEPTPYTPESRLETHRYIEEKRRAKDNVRESKKREKTAWTLVTAEGKVLNVNVPKLHFSLKDDEENNQIILDLAVYRHLDTSLLDVDVQPTYIRVLVKGKPFQLVLPEEVKPDSSSAKRSQTTGHLVVTMPKAKEIILAKQKVSASIKHSDCNIQQKNTRSSFRLLTGIY